The Peribacillus muralis DNA segment TCATGGTTGAAGAGGGTATTGGTTATGCAATAACCCTTGATAAAATAGTAAATACGTCTAGTGAAAGTAACCTTTGTTTTAGACCGCTAGAGCCAAGACTTGAATCGGGCTTAAATATTGTTTGGAAAAAACATCAGGTTTTTTCCGCTGCTGCTGAAATGTTTTTAAAAGAAATACATGGAAAATTTTCATATTCTTTATCGGATGGTTAGGAATATCAAGGTGAATTACTTAAACTATAGAATTACCAAAGTTAATAACCATCACATCAATGCACCTAAATCCGGCAATCCCCAGCTTAACGGTTGCCTAAAAATCTTGGAAACATTTGAAGTCATAATGGAAAAAACGAAACAGTTCTTTCAAGATCTTGAATAACTTTCTGCTTCACGTTGAAAAAATTTGATTTGTTTATGTTTGCCGTCTTTGATGAGCTTTCAAAAACCTAAAAAGGTATCGGATTGGCTTTCATTCCGATACCTTTTTATTTCTCCTATAACTCTTCCTTGCCTGCTGCCATATCGATGTTCACTTCAGGATTTTCTTGTTTGATGGCGGCTACTGATATATTGCGCTTCCCTGAGAAATTCTCAAGCAAGTCTTTGACATCGATGCCTGAAGATGCCTTTAGTGATTCCTGCAATGTGGCCATTAAATTCGTTGCATAACCCGTCACTTTATTGGCCCCGCCATTCGCACCGCTTCCGCCTGTATCGACGACAGTGATTTTGTCGATATTGCTAAGCGGGCTTGCCACTTGTTTGGCGTATTCCGGAAGCATTTTCAGGATCATATCCATGACGGCTGCCTGACCGAACTGTTCGAAGGCTTCGGCAATCTTCTGTTTGGCTTCAGCCTCTGCCACCCCTTTTAAACGGATGATTTCGGCTTCAGACGTACCCTGTGCCCTTTGTGCGTCCGCTTTGGCTAGACCATCCATACGAACGCGTTCCGCTTCCGCTTGTGCCATGGCTTCGATTTTATACTTATCGGCATCCGCTTCCGTTATCTGTTTCATCTTATTGGCGGAAGCTGCCTGCTCTACCGCATAACGATCGGCATCCGCCTTTTTCTTCACTTCTGAATCATATTGCTTTTCACGGCGAAGGATCTCTTTTTCCTCCAGCTCGATTTGCTTTTGCCTCTCGATGATCCTGATTTGCATTTCCTGCTCGGTTACATCCTGTTTGGAGCGGGCGGTTTCCAAGTCGTATGCTTGGTCAGCACGAGCTTTGGCAATATCTTGCTCACGCCGGAATTCCGCTACCTTCAGTTTGTTGATTTTTTCGGCTTCGGCTATTTCAGTCGCCCTTTCAAGCTCGGCTCGCTGGGCTTCCTTCGATGCTTCGGCCCGCTTGATTCGCGTTTCCTTCTCTGCTTCAGCTGTAGCGATATCGGCATCCCTTTTCACCTGGGCGATTCTTGGCTTACCAAGAGATTCAAGGTATCCGTTTTTATCACGAACATCTTTAATCGTGAACGAGACGATAATCAGCCCCATCTTCGCTAAATCCTGTGAGGCTACCCTTTGCACTTCCTGGGAAAACTTTTCACGGTTTTTATAAATCTCCTCGACTGTCATCGAACCAAGAATGGAACGAAGATGACCTTCTAACACTTCGCGCGCTTCCTGTTCACGGTCATCTTTGGATTTTCCGAGAAATTGTTCAGCCGCTGTGGCAATGTCGGTGATCGAACCGCCAATCTTGATGATCGAGACACCATCCGCCATGACAGGAACCCCTTGTTCCGTATATACTTCCGGAGTCGAGACCTCGAGTTTGCTAGAAAGCAAACTTAATGGTTCCGCTTGCTGGAACACAGGCAGGACGAAAGCTCCCCCTCCGCGTACAATCTTAATTTTATTTCCTGATTCGTCGACGTGGACATTTTTACTGCCCAAGTAGCTTCCGGTTACAATCAAGGCCTCATCAGGACCCGCAGTACGGTATTTCGTAACAAAAACAGCAATGAGTGCGATCAATAAAAATGCCACAATGGCAACGACAATCCAGATTAAACTAAACATAAATGACCTCCTACCCCTTATTCATTCTCGTGGGGAATGACATAGATTACCCCGTTTTTCACTTCAATGATCAAGACTTTCGTATTCGAAACAATTTCTTCATTCTTATAGCTGGCTGCAGTCTTCGCAATGCTTCCACTGATGTTTTCGATCAAGACCTCCCCGAACCCATCAACCGGGACCGATGTCAGGACCCTGCCGACCCTGCCTCTCAGATCGTTGTCATGAAAGGCTAAACTTTCCTCTGCAGATGAGATGGGAATCAACACGAATACGTTCAGTAGGGTGACGATGGAAATTGAAATTAGCAGGGAAATCGCGGCATTCATCACACTATTGATTCCTGTAAGCGATTCAAGCAAAAATCCACTTGCAAAAAAGACCGTTAAAAAACTGAAAATGAGTGTTGGATTAAATATATCCGGTAGTTCAAGGCCAGAGAATATATCATTAAACAAAATGAATAAGAATGTTAGCCCCCCGAAAATAATTAATCCATATAAATAGATCGTTTCTAATGGAACTCCGAATAACTCCATCTCTTTCATCCTTTAAATTTGATTTTCCTAGGCAGCAGTCCGCCTTTAACGGCCTAGGATAGCAATTTGCTGCGAAATGATAATGATGTTCGTGATATATGATCCCCTCCAATTATGCTGCATACCTTTAATACGGGTGACAGATCGGAAAGTTTCATTTTTCTCCCACCTTTAGAATAATTTATCCAATTCTTTCGGGATGTAAGACTTATTAATGGGGAAGAAACCGGGCATCCAATATATACATATGAAAGTCACTTTGATCTCCCAAAATTAGCGAAGAATTCATTCATTTGCTGCCTGAGGTCAAGATTAAGCATTTTTTCACGTTTTACAAACGAATTTTCAGTGGGTCTAAGGTACTGCGAAGCATAATGTTATTGACAGTGCTTACGTAACATATTAAAATTCTAATATGTTAACTATAATTATAATAGGTTTACAATAGGAGGAAGCATAATGAAGGAAAGTCATGAGAAGTTAAGAATGATGATGGTTACAGCTTTGTTTGCAGCACTTATCGGAATACTGGCACAAATTACGATTCCATTGCCATTGGTACCGATCACAGGACAGACATTGGCTGTCGGGCTGGCAGCGACAATACTTGGTTCACGTTATGGAACATCTTCGGTTTTGCTTTACTTATTCATCGGAGCCGCAGGAGTGCCGGTTTTCGCTGAGATGTCCGGCGGGCTGGCCAAAATATTCGGTCCAACGGGCGGTTACTTATTATCCTATATACCAACAGTCTATATAACAGGCCTGATATTGGAAAAAACCCGCTTCACCGTGCCAATGGCTTTCCTTGCAAATATAATCGGTATGCTACTTACCTTGATAATCGGAACGGTTTGGTTGAAATATATGAGTTCGCTATCTTGGACAGTAGCGTTTGCCAGTGGTTTTGCTCCATTTATCATCGTCGGCATCCTGAAGGCTTTCCTTGCATCCTGGCTTGGCATCACGATTCGATCCAGATTAGCAACAGCCAATATGCTTCCCAAAAAAAATGCGACACTTTCCCGTTAAGCTTTACCTAGGCTAAAGCAAGAAAGGGGATCGGTTTTCGGTCCCTCCCCCCCTCTTTGTTATCCATTTATGAAATAGAAAAAAAAGACCCTTATAAAAGAATCTTTTTTACATTTATTTATTGCGGTCCTATCCCCATAAGTCCGAATATGATAGCAAATATATGTTATCCCCTTTGCTAACCGTATCCATTTTACTATACGATCGGCCATTTGACAACCGTTGAGGAAATATAAGTAAGCCTTCATATTAATGGTGGATACCTTTTTTGCGTCTTTATTTATTGTTCACTTTGTACTCTTTTTTCGTGCCATCATCAAAAACGACTTCTAAATCAAACTCTTCATAGTCATCCTTCAAATTAAACACTTTTGTCACTTCTTGAATGACTTCCTCATCTTTGGAATCTTTCGTGAAAGTCAATTTCTCTAACATAGGAGTCAATTCTTTCATGGCTTCATCACCAAGAACTTTGTGGTTGTTCGCTTCGTCTTCAATGGAAGCTTCCGTTTGAGCCCCTGTAGCATCATATTCTGCTTCATAGTCGTTATCATTACCTGGATAGTCAACCTCCAATTGGAAGTCCTTGAACGCGAATGGTAGCTTTTCATTATTATTATCCGTTCCCGTTTCAGTATTCGTGTCCGCTTGGTTTTCATTTTCCTGAACCGGTGGATTTTTCACTTCGTCCTTGTCTTCCCCGCATCCAGCCAAAACTAGCATGGCCGCAAATGGTACTGATAATACTTTCAATGTTCTTTTCATTGTCATTTCCTCCTTGGAAGTTTGTATACCTTATCTATTTCCTAAAAGAAGTCTTTTAAAACCAAAAACCTTTTAGATTTCCTAAGGTAAGCCAAATGAAGGAAACGCTGGAATGACTTATAGTGGAATGATATAAAACAATACAGCAAAAAAGTGTGTGACCGAGCCACCAAGAACGAATACATGCCAAACGGCGTGGTGGAAGGGAAAACCGCGCCATACATAGAAGATTGCGCCAAACGTGTAAAGCAGCCCCCCTGCAATCAGCAACTGGATGCCAGCAGAAGGCATCGTTGCAGTCAGCGGACCCCATACGATCACGATCATCCACCCCATGGCGATATAAAGAATCGTTGAAAGGAATAAGAACTTTTTCACATAGAAAGCTTTGAAGACGACTCCAATTATCGCGACTCCCCAAATGATCCCTAGCAACGTCCAACCGAGGGTTCCTTGTATTACAAGCAGCATAATCGGCGTATATGTGCCTGCAATGAATATGTAGATTGCTGAATGATCGAAGATTTCGAATAAATCTTTTGTTTTCCCCTCCGGAAAGCTATGAACCAGGGTAGATGATAGATATAAAAGAAGCATGGAGACGCCATAAATGACTGAAACGACAACATGCCAAGGCGGTCCCTCCTGTGCCGAGTGTATGATTAAGAATACTAGGGCGGCAATGCTCAATAACGCACCGATTCCGTGAGTTATCGCATTGACCACTTCTTCTTTTTTCGTATAAATATGTGTATTGGCCATGTTACAGCTCCTAACTCTTTCATTAACATTATTTGATATCTT contains these protein-coding regions:
- a CDS encoding flotillin family protein, whose protein sequence is MFSLIWIVVAIVAFLLIALIAVFVTKYRTAGPDEALIVTGSYLGSKNVHVDESGNKIKIVRGGGAFVLPVFQQAEPLSLLSSKLEVSTPEVYTEQGVPVMADGVSIIKIGGSITDIATAAEQFLGKSKDDREQEAREVLEGHLRSILGSMTVEEIYKNREKFSQEVQRVASQDLAKMGLIIVSFTIKDVRDKNGYLESLGKPRIAQVKRDADIATAEAEKETRIKRAEASKEAQRAELERATEIAEAEKINKLKVAEFRREQDIAKARADQAYDLETARSKQDVTEQEMQIRIIERQKQIELEEKEILRREKQYDSEVKKKADADRYAVEQAASANKMKQITEADADKYKIEAMAQAEAERVRMDGLAKADAQRAQGTSEAEIIRLKGVAEAEAKQKIAEAFEQFGQAAVMDMILKMLPEYAKQVASPLSNIDKITVVDTGGSGANGGANKVTGYATNLMATLQESLKASSGIDVKDLLENFSGKRNISVAAIKQENPEVNIDMAAGKEEL
- a CDS encoding biotin transporter BioY; the protein is MKESHEKLRMMMVTALFAALIGILAQITIPLPLVPITGQTLAVGLAATILGSRYGTSSVLLYLFIGAAGVPVFAEMSGGLAKIFGPTGGYLLSYIPTVYITGLILEKTRFTVPMAFLANIIGMLLTLIIGTVWLKYMSSLSWTVAFASGFAPFIIVGILKAFLASWLGITIRSRLATANMLPKKNATLSR
- a CDS encoding YusW family protein gives rise to the protein MKRTLKVLSVPFAAMLVLAGCGEDKDEVKNPPVQENENQADTNTETGTDNNNEKLPFAFKDFQLEVDYPGNDNDYEAEYDATGAQTEASIEDEANNHKVLGDEAMKELTPMLEKLTFTKDSKDEEVIQEVTKVFNLKDDYEEFDLEVVFDDGTKKEYKVNNK
- the trhA gene encoding PAQR family membrane homeostasis protein TrhA is translated as MANTHIYTKKEEVVNAITHGIGALLSIAALVFLIIHSAQEGPPWHVVVSVIYGVSMLLLYLSSTLVHSFPEGKTKDLFEIFDHSAIYIFIAGTYTPIMLLVIQGTLGWTLLGIIWGVAIIGVVFKAFYVKKFLFLSTILYIAMGWMIVIVWGPLTATMPSAGIQLLIAGGLLYTFGAIFYVWRGFPFHHAVWHVFVLGGSVTHFFAVLFYIIPL